Within Peromyscus leucopus breed LL Stock chromosome 16_21, UCI_PerLeu_2.1, whole genome shotgun sequence, the genomic segment tagctggatcaaaaaagagagggagaacaaggaataggagaccatggtaaatgaagaccacatgagaaggggaggaagcagagagctagggaggcccacggagatccacaaagatacccccacaaaagactgctggcagtggtcgcgagatggcaggaactgatctactctggtgatgggatggccagacaccctgttagttgtgccataaaccccatccaaggaaggtctgaggaatctggatgcagacatccatggctgggcccctggttgagcactgggagtctaattagtgagaaagaagagggtttatatgagcgagaattgttgaagccaaggttggataaagcaccgggacaaataaccaaatgaatggaagcacaggatctatgaaccaaaggctgaggggcccccaactggatcaggccccttgaacgggtgagacagtcatttggcttgatctgtttgggaggcagctgtgtgttggtgccgcgtcctgggctagttgcatgagttggctgtttgaatcctgggacctatgcagggacacttggctcggtttgggaggtggggactggacctggctggactgagtctaccagatctatcccggtcctcgggggagaccttgatctggaggaggtgggaatggggagtggggtagggggagggggaggggggcgagagtgggagaacaggggaatctgtggctattatgttgaactaaatgatgttgtaaaataaatttactttaaaaaaaaaaagttggttaatatgggtgccaagagaaaagtaaaaaaaaaaaaaaaacaaaaacaaacttttaaaacagAGCATaaagatattcagacccagacagaggaatttaaaggagaaccaatctcagcattgcattataagtttacagagaaacagccttaATTTATCTAGTACCCTTACAGGAACTACTAAATGATGCATATCCCCCAGACTGTGTAAAAACTGAGTAgattcctgtgcaaatgttagaccTCTTGATTATAAAAGGTGATAGTTTatccagcatgaccattcaatctaaactaacttataagactaacagatacttttcatttgatcagatataacttgcctaaagggaaactccccaaagttagagttggggagggttttgtttttgtcttttcaggagaataaaaacaaccatcttgaaGAAATAAAGACCATTGGACAAATCAGCAttcaaagaagaaggagagaactacctgaaaaaagttaccaagaaaagaaaaatctgaactaaagcaatctctgaagtctccaaaaagatgatgggatctcacaacgatgattccacctGGAATATGATGACACCACTAAACTGAAAAACACCACCCAAATAGCCTTTTGATACACTACATACCAACCCTGTTGGACATACCAGCACTAACATAAAAGCGATGATTACCTCTGGGAAGGAAAGGTGGAACACAATTAGTGTATTAGTCAGCCAGTTTTCTTACACGTGACCCTAACCAGACATCTTGGCATCAAAAAGTGGGATTTCGCAGCAATAATTAAGAGCGCATAGTGTCTGACTAGGTTGTGATTGCTGAGTCCACCTGAGACCTTCCTCCGTGGTCCTAAGCactttttcccatctgtaaagtgggggtAGCACTGTCCCTCACCTAAGACAATACCTATGAAGTGTGTACTTGGTAGCTGACATAAAttagaacaacaaaaaacacagtagtctgtagatgtaaccaaccatcttattaaataagaaacacagaaccaatgtaaaagagaaagccaagaggtcagagctcagagctaaaatctcacccttccttctgcggtggtcctagctctccgaaagagatctatttcctgtgtgtatgtcttttcgtagtcttttgttctgccttctcattggttgtaaacccaaacacatgactgcctcgtcactgtctgtatgtacagcccaccaggtcttaaaggcgtatgtctccaatgctggctgtatccctgaacacacagagatctacctagctcttctaccaagtactgggattaaaggcgtgtgccaccaccgccacactcttgctatggctctaatagctctgacccccgggcagctttatttattaacatacaattaaaatcacatttcagtacaattagaataccaccactgTAGTCGATAGTCCTGTGTGATTAATGTGAGCCAAACATTACTCTCTCTTCTAAGCACTTGCTGCTGATTAACTTTCAACCAGACAGAAACCttccaagaaaaaataaaacttgacaaTGAATGTTTTGTGAAACATTAATGATAAATGTTACCTGGGTCCACTTGTGAAGTTTGTGTAGATATATTTTATGAGCTTCTGTTCCATATTTTTGATATTGAGGTGTCATAATGTACCAGTGTAGCTGCTTGAAATCTAAATTCCATGTGTAAAGCATCAATTTCACAGATAGAGATGAGATTAGAATAAGTTTTCCAGGACAATTTCCATTTGAGAATCAATTACTTTTATGAATGAttaaatgctgtggaatgttctgtatggcaaatgtgttgctctgattggtcaataaataaaacactgattggcgcccagtggctaggcaggaagtatgggctgggctaacaggagaaaagaaagaacaggaaggcagaaggagtcactgccagccgccgcaaggacaagcagcatgtgaagatgccgttAAGCCATgtgccacatggcaaggtatagatttatggaaatggattaatttaagctataagaacagttagcaagaagcctgccacggccatacagtttgtaagcaatataagtctctgtgtttacttggttgggtctgagtggttgtgggactggtgggtgacaaagatgtgtcctgactgtgggcaaggcaggaaaactctagcaacattaGTCCCTCACAAATACACATTTTAGCTGCTCAATGACTTTCCACCTGTGGTGTGCTGACCATTACAAGCAATTCTCCTAGGAGCCTGTCAGACATGCAGTTTCCTGGAAGTCTCCTGAGACCTCCAAGTCAGAGCTGCTGCTGGGTGTCGTGTAGAGACTCTCTGGTAGCTGTGTGGAAATTCCAAGAACTCAAGTCCCAGTAggcaaagaatgagagaaaatgaggtgatttttatttaaattcaggCTTCCAGTTTTAATGATCCAGCCTCCCCCACTCTACCCTAAAACGGAAATGACCTCCTATGTTTGATTTTTCGTTGATGCTTTTGGTTTTAAGCCTGAAGACAGTGAGCACTTCAGAGGATGTTGACCAGTTTGGAGGATTGCCCACACACCAGCACAACTGTGGTAAGTTTTCCATACTGAGATGAGAGATTTTATAGAAATTCTGACAGCACTTCATAACATTGCCAAGATAAGATTGTTACTGTAGCCAGAGAGGAAGCTCACCTTCCTGAAATGATcagattaataaattaataattaaaggtATTTATTAATGGATTAATAAGCCtatagatttaattttaaaaacctttcaCAAAAAGATGTCATTAAAATGAGTGGTATATTGGGAAACACAAATGTTTTGCATATTCATTTATGAAAAACTTATGTAAACATTTCTTCTAATGTTCAGTTATTAAAACTAATCTCCCAATATTCCTGTGTCGATTTCATTCACATTCATAGATATTACAGGAGAGAAGCCAAGTGAATTCCAGGTAACTCACATCTTAATTCTTACTTCCATATTCTGAATatactttcttataaaaataaagattaaaatactTACCTccaggctgatgagatggctcagcatttaagagcactggctgctcttccagaggtcctgagttcaattcccagaacccacataacaaCTCAAACTGTCTAAAATTACAGTTTCAGTGACTCTGGCACCCTCACAGTGACAGacataaaggcaaaacaccaacCACACcaacacatgtaaaaaaaataataccaaGAAGAGAAACTGCTTTCTTTGAATAAGGGTCTATTTAGTATGGACTCTAACATGGTACTTGTCTTGTAAAAATGAATGCATGGCACATTCAGTTTGTGTTCCCTGTCTGATGGTAGCTATGTGTATAACTGTGGCAGATTAAAGTATAAAttgaaccaaaataaaaatcatacacatacaataatgtaccatttcaaagaaaaatgggaaagacTACAGAAAAGAGAAGCTGTATTAGAAACATAATTCTGATCTCTAGTCCTCCCTGATTTCCATTTTTTagtttgagaaaagaaaatcaataaatttgAGAGAATTCTAGAAATACTGAGTGCATGATTCCAATAAACGAAATGACTTAAGAAACTTTCAAAAGTGACtgctaaaaggaaaatcaaatattTAGTTAGCATAAATAtctattctcctttcttctcttcctctgtcttcccattgttttgacaggatctcactgtgtagctcaggcacATCTTGAAGTCAAGATTTCCTGCCATAGCCTACTTGTGCCTGATGACAGGTTTGTGCCACCTGTCTTAGAACTAACAGCCATTTCATACTAATCTAAACTGAATGAACTGCCAGGAAGTAAGATACAAAAATGGAATGCTCAGATATCAGGTTCACTGCTTAGAAAATGAAGATGTGAGAGAGAAGAATCAATCTGTGCTGTCACTAGGAGAAACACATTAGCTGGGGAAAAACTATTCTCAGATTTATGATTTATAGAGGGAAGTACTGCCCCAAAGGCTTAGGAGTCTCCCAAATACCACTTTGAGGTTGATGAGATTTCGCCATATTTAAACAATACCAAGAAGACTGACCACTTGTCACAGTAGTTGCTGAAACTCATAGACAGAAGATAAAAACATCTGAAAACTACAGGTCAGCAAATGTCCCAATAAGCATTTGGAGAGGAGACAATGGTTGGCCGACTCCTTCCCAAAAAGATCAGCAATAGATCATGAAGGAAACCTTGCTTCTCTCTGAGCAGTAAGTGATGTAACTGAATAAAACAAATCAAGCTTCAAGTTCAGAAATTGTATTTCCCCTACAGAGTTATTCATGAACTACTAAAATAAACACTACAAAAAAGTAACCCAGCCAGAGTTCAaaatgctttattatttattatttattattggtgAGGCctgaggagggcactggatcccctgaagatGGAATTGAAGGTTGTTCTGAGACACCTGACATGAGTGCTTGCATCTGTactcaggtcctatggaagagcaaatactcttaaccactgagcatctgtgCAGCCTGAGATCaaaatttttaatcaaaatcTCATCAGTATATTTATGTTGATAGCTTTAAAATGAAGTGTTGCGGTTTGCCTGCAAAAAGAAAATGGTGATTATTTATTATggagcaaatattttttttctttaacaacacCACTGATTGGCCCATATTTTCATCCACCTTTAACAATTGATTTTCTGATACAAAGTGTAAGCACCACAGGTGTAAAAAATGTGAACTTTATACCTAAGGCTCTGATATCCAGGACACAACCAACAAATTACATGTTTGAATATGTTAATTATTGAAATTAATGTTGGATGGAAGCATACTTTCTTTCTATGGAATTTACTCTATCTTTTTATCTCTAGCTGCTACCACAATTCTGGTCTCAAAATGACTGTGACAAACATAACCACAAGGAgtgggttccttctcatgggaTTCTCTGACAAACGTGAACTGCAGATTTTGCATGCTTCACTCTTCTTGGTGACATATCTATTGGGGATGGCAGGTAActtcatcattatcaccatcacaaCTCTGGACCCGCAGCTCCAGTCCCCAATGTATTACTTCCTGAAGCACCTTTCCCTTCTGGACCTCTCATCTCTTTCTGTCACAGTTCCCCAGTCTATTGACAATTCCTTGATGGATAATAACTACATTTCATATGGCCAGTGTATTCTGcaagttttctttttcacatcATTGGCTGCAGCTGAGGTGTCCATTCTCACAGTGAtgtcctatgaccgctatgtggccatatGCCTCCCACTGCACTATGAGTTCATCATGGATCCCAGGAAGTGCATGTGGGCTGTTACAGCTGTGTGGCTAAGTGGAGGCATCTCAGGAACCTTGTACACAACAACTACATTCTCTATCAGATTCTGCAGGGACAAAATAATCCACCAGTTCTTCTGTGACGTCCCCCAGTTGCTTAAGCTCTCCTGCTCTAATGATTACCTTGGAGTGTTGGGAGTGGCTGCCTTCATGGCTGTAATGGCCTTTGCCTGCTTTATTGCTGTCACCTTCTCTTATGGCCAGATATTCTCCACAATTCTCAGGATGCCCTCTGCTGAAGGTCGGTCTAAGGTCTTTTCCACCTGCCTACCCCAcctctttgttttctcattttttctgatCACAGGTACATGTGCCTATCTAAAGCCAACTTCTGACTCACCAACTGCTTTAGATCTTCTTCTGTCTATCTTTTACACAGTACTGCCCCCAACACTCAACCCTGTAATATACAGTCTGAGGAATGAGGCCATGAAGACTGCTCTGAGGAAGGTGCTGTCAGGTAGAGAGTTCACAGGGGAAAACTTCATATTTTCTCTGTCATAAATACTGCACATATCATACTCAAAGAATGCTTTTTAtgttaatgaaaaggaaaagtagTTTTGAAAAATTTAACTATACTGTAAAACTATTATCATTGTAATTATTCTTCTCCTGATTTCTTTATCTAACTTATAGAATCCATTTTTGTTCTTTCCAGTTAAGAGAAGCTAAACATTCATAAACTAATAATGTAGACTTAGTACACATTAACTTTTCTAATACATATATCAATAAgtacatatatgtaaacataacCAGTCAtagcaaatattttgaaaacctaTGCATTGCCAATACTACAACAGCAagtagaataaataataataccaCTTACCTGTAAGCTCACTCACTAAGCAAATCATAAATTTCTGTtcaaccattttattttaaatgcccaTTCTAATTTAATGTCTCTATACACAAATTTTGCATATTAGCATGAATGTACATGCAATTAATACATACACTTAAATggcttaataaaaaaaacctctctTGAATTCATGTTGCTCAATGTAGTTTGAATTAAAATTCACTTTACTTTTCAACttgtttctctttgttatttattttcagttctacCATGAGAAAGTGGCTGTGGAAAATAACAGCCTCAGTGACTCCAGTGCTTATAATTCTGATTTTGGCTACATTTTGAGTCCTTGTATTCCAAACTGAACTCTGGCCCTAAAATGCAACAATTTCTACAGATAAGTGGTTTGCCTACATGGCAGTCATCCAGTTGCTAGCCCAACAAAATCTGAACTTGAATTGGAGTCTCCTTTTCAAAGAATGGACAGGAGAGGGATGAGTTTCATGATGAGGGACAGGGACTATGTTCTTCATTAGCCTGTAAAAGTTTACAAAAGAAGAGTCATCATCCTTCAATTCCTCTAAAATATTTATGAGACAACAAATCTCATAGGGCAGTGGGAGGGagtaaacagaaacaggaaaatagcTAAGAAGGGGGAGGTACTGATGCATCTTGCTTAACATATGAAATTCGATAACCTCAGAGGAAAACTGGAAACCTTCCTGGCTGAACAGAAAGAACATGTAATATGTAGGTGACCCCAAAAAGGCCACCagagctcctccttgctcttttttggAACAAGAACTTCAGTCCAGTTCTGTCACATATCCAAACTTATTCTAGCAGTAGAACATGAAGACCACGTTTGAATGAAAAAGAGCCATACCCATTAAAACGAattacacatgaacacacatgaccAGGTCTGGTGCTTGTTTGTGAAGGTTGtacttttcttatcttttatttcttttcttgcacttcatatttttatgtatCATTATTAAGATTACAATAAAACTTAATTGGTGCCACATACTGAAATCTCGTTGCTTGGCCAATAGTCCTTTCCTTTTTCTACGCATATTTCCAAAAGAATACAGTATttaaacagaatatatattatttctaaatatttaaatattgcaaaccaattcatatttaaaaaaccaTCAATTCATTAGACTATACattgtgttattattatttataagtgcttttcttgatattttccatcgatgtgaatatgtgtgtgttatattataaaaatgaccAATAAGGTCTTTGGCTATGAAATGATGAGAAGTCTGTTTTCAGAGTAATATATGAAAGTTTTTTAAAGACTACATACTTGTTAGGCAATGTCTTTTTTCAATGCTTATTAACTGTTTATTGTCAATAACTCAAAAACAACTTGCCTCTTCAGTGCATCACTGCATTTGCCTGGTGTGCACTGACCTGCATTATcaattttaaatcaaataaacTACTAATACATTAATTATTCCAAATAAAGTAAATCATATGAAATGCTTTCATTCAGAGAAAATTTTTAATTcccaaggaagggagaaaaaaacgGATACCAACAAagagaattaacatagtaaaagtccACATTAACACaaaaatcttaagaaagaaattatactTGGTAGCTCATAAACCACTAGGCAGCCTTAGAATGTAATACTTATCAATAATCTTATTCAAATATGATTGACACCCAGAAATAACAGTGAACAAACAGGACAATCCTATCAGACACTATCCAGGCTAACTTTAGGAGTCTCTGTAAGGCAGAAGTTATTACTGGCAGTTTCTCCTGTtcactttttgtttattatttgttaattCATCCTCAATTTTACATCCATGAATACATCTTCTATCTAGACAGTTGTTCAAATCATGGTTCCTTCCTACTGCTCAAACCCTGTATTCAGGAAGTCAATGCATTCTACTGATCACATCTCTCAATTTATAGACATCATGGAGGTACAGAAAATCATGATCTTACATAGACCTCAAAGTAAATTCCTAAATTCTTTCTATTCTGAATTCAGTGCATTTCCTCTGAGTTAACATTGTCCATCAACCTTATAAGAATGGATTTATTGTGTAAAGTACATTGCATTCAATTAAAGTgtataaatgagtaaatgaacaCTGGCTACATATCCATAAAACCACTGTCTACAATTATACAATATTTTGAGCATTGTCTCCACTTCACAAAGAGTCCTGTGTATCATGGAGCCTTCCATTCTTACACCCTCTAACCCAAGGAACATCTAAACTTcttttgtatacattttttttcattttctacactGTAGCCTACACAGTATATAGACTTTGCTACATTATCCTGCTGTGTGAAATCTGCTCCCTTAGATCTTTGTTTATTCCCCTGGGAGGGATGCCTCTCCTGcccaaggaatgctgggaactaGGCATTTCCTTTTCCTAGCTTAGCAATTTCAAGGACATTATGCAGACAGCTCTTATTTGGCCATAAGACTCCCTACCACTTGAACACGTGTGGTAAAAGAGATGTATGTTTATCATTACTTTTCTGTCTCTAACTTCATTAAAAGCTCCACAAAAGCCCAGTGAATGGCTCTGGAACAGTAATGGCCTGCAGGCCCCTGATTCTGTAGATTCTCCAATATGACTTCAATTCATCAGCATTGGTCATTGGTGGGTGATGATACTATACTGCTATATAAATTAAATCTGCTGCATCCTTTAGTGTCAAGATCCTTAACTGAGCATAACAATGTTGTTGATGGCAGTGTGGTGAGGTCTCTTTCACTGGAACTGCTCTCCATTTCACCACTATGTGATGGAGATGAAttatgttcattcattcactgctTGATAACAATTGGGTTGTTTCAAACACCAAGCTCAGTTTGTGGAGCTTGAATTAACTTTTGTGTGATGATTTTTGAggctatgcttttattttattaacacatGCTTAGAGAGTTAATGGGGGACCCTGAGGCAATGGACCAGGTAAGGTTTATTTAAGGAATAGAATCTGTAAGTTATATTCATGACATGGAACAAGGTAGAAGCTGCTGCTGAGCCAGTGTCATGGTCCTGCTATGCTGCCcgtgggtgatgggaactaaaCTGCAAGCCATGCTTTTCCACAGCTTTCTCCTGCTCTGACCACCCAAGAGAGCATGTGACTCCTGCCCCAAAATTTTTACAGTGTCATGTATCCTAGAGAagaccacacacataaacacaaaatgctCTCTTCAATTGGTCACTGGGCTGAACAGCAGAGTTCCCAAAACATTTCCCCTTTAttgtctaaaataaaaggaaggttCTAATCCTAACCTAGTAAAAACTGCAAAAATAAGAACTATTAACATGTGTTctccagagggagggagaggtaataattttaacaaaaactgaaactacatacaacaagaacaatcatcaagtaagaaacacatCCTAGATGTCCAGAGTCATAAGTAATAGACAATTTTTAAGAGACTATTCCAATAGTTGTCCTTTCCTGAAGAATCTAAGTTTTATGCATAATCTGTCCATAGCTAAGAGTCAGGAGGTTGTAACTGTATCtctctagtcttcaatcccatcaaagcttaaagcttttcctggatctgggtgttgcctgccagtaagcctgtcacagaagctgtgtctaggcccctaagcctgtcatggttgCTGTGTgttcaagctgttttggggccctccACAGTAGGGACTCCAGTTATTGGGGCCAGTGAGTAGGGCAAACTTAAATCTCTGGAGCTGGTGAaaaggggaacacacacacacacacacacaccttcagcatgtcagggtttctctattgTTTCCCTTACCTGTTTCCTGATGTCTCCTTTTACATCTTTCCTGATATTTTCCTTATATCTCTTCCATGTTATATTCCTtctacatttttccttcttttacctTATTTTTCCCTACAGTTACATATgtagcaaaatctttcaagcaatataaaaattacaatgtggttatatcttattttttcttcaaatgaatgattacaatgaatacaagtaaaaaaaaagagcatgtttCCCAGtacccttacatgattaaacattttacatattacaggtgaaaaacaaattattccctAGAAACTACCCACATTCATGTCTAAGTAACTTTTTATAGATTTACAAAgtgcaagcaaggtatttttctcagccagttttgttgttgttgttgttgtatttttgtttgttttttattagcaGGCAGCAGTTTGCAgttataatgaaagaaaaaattatttagttatttatctcAAAGTGTAATATTataaaaaaccttaaaataataaaaaatctaaatgtttatatataaaaacagtCAATTCTACTTTGTCTTCAGAGTATATGCCAACTCATCAACAATTTTTTATTAAGTCATATCAGGAAACTGAGGGCAAAAATGGATTCAAataattaatcatcacctttgatcaacAATCCACCCTAGCAAGAAAGGCAAGACAGCTAGTAATATTcctgttgccattgttcttgtTCCCTGGAGTCCCTTGCTCAGCTATCAAACTTGTACCTTTCTAAACGTTAAATTGCTCCCTAATATTTTCTACATCAAAGCTATTAATAATATCTTAACCTAACTTTACTAACAATCTACATCtttcttataaataaattattataaataaataaataaataaaataacttctttCTATAGGCGGtggttgaatcattaatctgctccagCAACAATGCTTGGAAAAAGTCAATCACTATTATTTTAAGTACTAGTAATACTGTCCAGTGAGGGGCTAGAAACCCCTTAGAGTTTCCTACATCTCATAGATTATGAGGAACATGGTGACCATGAGGGCAACAAGCACTTAATGGATTTTTCTAGCCCCAAATTCCAAAATCCTTTCACCATGCTTTCAAAAAACACACGTTCAGGTCTGTTACAGAAATGCCCCTCTCCTGGTACCAAATTTTGTCCTGATTAggcttactattgctgtgaagaaacaccatgaccaaaatcaaattGAGGAGGAAAGGTTTTTTTAACCTTATACTTCCACGTCTAGGCTCATCAGTGGAGGAAATCATATGGTAACTCAAGCAGTGctagaacctagaggcaggagctgatgcagaggccatggagaggagctACTTACTAAATTGCTCCtcatagtttgctcagcctgctttcttatagaactcaagaCCATCAGCCCAGCGATGGCAtgacccacaatgggctgggccatccaccattaatcactaattaagaaaatgccatacagccacatcttatggagacattttctcaattgaggttccttcatTTCAGATGACTTTAAATTATGTCAGATTGCCATAAAATTAGCCAACAAATTAGTCTAACATATCAGACAGGATATCATTGTTGGTCAAAGGGTTTGTGGGTGGTTTGATGTTGATGTTACTCTTTTTGGTTGTATGCAGAGTACTTTTCTGTACCAAAGATTCTAGCATGTGTGGGTGAAGGCTTTGTGTAGgcatcagctcaacttctccttgttcaatgagttgtgttggTATCGTCTTCAGAAATgaagccttgctgtcagtttgagGAGAACAATATATAGTCATGGCAACAGCCAGGGTTggttgggggtttccatgggacACCATTAATGAACAACTCAGGTAGATGTAACTCAATCCCTGTACTgggagcttcatttggtgacaagaaatggccaattgggctctgtctcccccattatttggtgatatCATTTAGATATCTTCaattgtgtatattttaggaagctactAAAGTATTAGGTTTTTATACCATCCCTCAAATGGCTCTCAATTCCAATTAAATCTCTCCATatctctccctcatctccctcttcATTCCCCTCTCtacttgatcctcctgttctagTCCTCTAATCCCATTCtc encodes:
- the LOC114688332 gene encoding olfactory receptor 14J1-like gives rise to the protein MTVTNITTRSGFLLMGFSDKRELQILHASLFLVTYLLGMAGNFIIITITTLDPQLQSPMYYFLKHLSLLDLSSLSVTVPQSIDNSLMDNNYISYGQCILQVFFFTSLAAAEVSILTVMSYDRYVAICLPLHYEFIMDPRKCMWAVTAVWLSGGISGTLYTTTTFSIRFCRDKIIHQFFCDVPQLLKLSCSNDYLGVLGVAAFMAVMAFACFIAVTFSYGQIFSTILRMPSAEGRSKVFSTCLPHLFVFSFFLITGTCAYLKPTSDSPTALDLLLSIFYTVLPPTLNPVIYSLRNEAMKTALRKVLSGREFTGENFIFSLS